Genomic DNA from Oscillatoria salina IIICB1:
AAAAACCAGTGCAATTGCGTCCGAAATTTGTTCAAGACTTTTTCGCCTACGACCTTTATACCGCGCAAATTTATCGCCTGACAATTGTCTTCATTGTTGACTTAGTTTCTAAGCTAATCTATTGGTTCGATCGCTACATTGTTGATGGCTTCGTTAATTTTATTGGCTTAGTAACAATTTTTAGCGGTCAAACTTTAAAATACAACGTTTCCGGTCAAACTCAATTTTACGTGCTTTCGATTTTAGTCGGAATAGCACTTTTAGTCGCTTGGATTTCTTTTCCTGTTTTATCTCAACTTTCTAGCTTATTAGGTGGCTAGATATTCTTCGAGACGCGCCACGGCGCGTCCCGACATCAGTTACTAAAAAAAAACAAAGGATTATTATGCTCAGTGTCTTACTTTGGTTGCCCATTTTGGGGGCAATAATTGTCGGGATATTACCGCAAAAAATGCCGCTCGATCGTTTACGTCAAGTAGCAGCCGCTTTCGCGATCGCTATTTTCGGTTGGACGATTTTCCTCTTAACCCAGTTCGATCTCAACACTCCCGGATTACAATTTAGTGAATATCTCAATTGGGCAGAACCGATTGGTTTAAGCTACAGCTTAGGCGTTGATGGTTTATCTTTACCCTTAATAGCTTTAGGTGGTTTTCTCACCTGGATCGCAATTTATAGCAAAGGCGATAAACTAGAACGTCCTCGACTTTATTATGCGTTAGTTCTGCTCGTATATGCAGGAATTGCTGGCGCATTAATGGCGCAAAATCTGTTGCTTTTCGTCCTCTTTTATGAATTAGAACTGATTCCCTTTTACCTTTTAATCGGTATTTGGGGAGGAGAAAAGCGCGGCTATGCAGCCATCAAATTTTTACTTTATACAGCAGTTTCAGGACTTTTAGTCTTAGCTGCTTTCTTGGGAATCACTTTTCTCAGCGAGTCTACCAGCTTCGACTACGAGACAATCACTACCCAAGGATTAGGGTTAAAAACCCAATTAATTTTACTAACAGCATTACTAATTGGTTTTGGCATTAAAATTCCCTTAGTTCCTTTACATACTTGGATGCCAGATGCTTATGTAGAATCTTCACCAGCAGTAGCAATTTTAATGGGAGGAATTCTGGCAAAATTAGGAACTTACGGCTTAATTCGCTTCGGTTTACAACTATTTCCCGACACTTGGTACTTAGTTGCACCCGGATTAGCCGTTATCGGGACAGTTAGCGTCATTTACGGTGCGTTAAGCGCGATCGCGCAAAAAGATATCAAGCGCATGGTAGCATACAGCTCCATCGGTCACATGGGCTATATTTTAGTCGCGGCGGCTGCGGGAACCGAGCTCAGCATTTTGGGTGCAGTAGCGCAAATGATTAGTCACGGACTAATTTTAGCTTTACTATTTCATTTAGTAGGAATTGTTGAACGCAAAACTGGTACTCGCGAGTTAAACGTTCTCAATGGTTTAATGAATCCAATTCGCGGCTTACCTTTAACTAGCGCTTTGTTAATTAGTGCAGGAATGGCAAGTGCTGGTATTCCTGGATTAGTCGGTTTTGCGGCTGAATTTATTGTTTTCCAAGGTAGTTTCTCCCGCTTTCCTCTACCAACTTTACTCTGTATTATTGCCTCTGGATTGACAGCAGTTTATTTTGTAATTCTGCTTAACCGTACCTGCTTCGGCAAGTTAGATAATGACCTCGCATATTACGGGAAAACAGGTTGGTCAGAACGCATTCCCGCTTTGATTTTAACTGTGACTATTTTTGCTTTAGGAATTCAACCAAATTGGTTAGTACGTTGGATTGAACCAACTACTAATCGCTTAGTTGCTGCTATTAATACGAACGTTCAAGTAGCAACTAGCAAACCAATCAATTCGCATTTTTTAAATTTCCCTAAAAATGAAGAAGTTAAGGCTTTAGCTAGGGAAAAAGCGGGTTAAAGTCACTTATTAATTACTAGAGGGCTAAAGCCCTCACTACAAACCAACTAATCGGAAAAACAACAATGGTACAAACTACAACCGAAACCAAAACTTTATTACCTCCATCTCAACACGAATTTGCTGATATAATTCATCGGCTTGAAGCTGGTGGCTCGATGTTACCAGATACGCCAGAAAATCTAATGCAAATTATCGGCATTTATAAAGCTTATGCCGTACCAATGGATTTTTATTGGCGGGATTTACTTTATATCGCTGAACGAGTCTTTTTAAATCCTTTACCTTTCTTTAAATACTTCCTTCCTCAGTCATATTTAGATTTGCACAATCACTATGCAGGTGATGATGCAGACTTGCGAATTTGGCGAGGTGAAGCAACAGTCCATCCGGAACTTTTGGCATTTATGGAAAAGGGAGAAACCTTCAAAATGCCAAAGCTTTTCCATCATTTATGGCACGATCGCATCAATATGGAATTTGCTGAAGCTTGTATGCGGGCAATGTTTTGGCATGGTCGAGATATGGGTTGGGGTAAGTTTGATGCTTACTTAGATACCGAAGAATATAAAGCTAATGCCGATCGAGCAATTAAAGCTTATTTCAAGTACAATCCGGCGATGTTGGGATTGTATAAATTGTTCCCAGAAATGTTCGTTGAACAAGTTAGGCAGTTATCTTATTATTCTAATTTGGGATTGTTTTGGGAAGTGATGGCTCCGGTTTTCTTTGAAATGTCGGATCTCTATGATGAAGGTAAGTTAACGACAATTCCTGAAGCCATGAATTTCCTGGTTAACGGGATTTTTGCGGTTGCAGGTCGTCCGATTTATCATCATGCTTATATTCGCGGTGAATGCTACGAAATTATCCCTAAATCTCAAGGTTTTACCTGGTTGTATGAAGCAGCATTACCTTATGTAGAAGCTGTATTTTATCGGACTTCTCCCTTTCGAGGTACTAAGTCATACAATGCCCAAGCAAGACAAGTACCTGACGACCAAAAAGACTTTCATTATGGCATTTTATATGCAGATGTTTTTCCGGTGGGAACTGCTGGTATTCCCCCAACATTGTTAATGGATGATATGCTTCATTTTTTGCCGCCTTATCTGAAGGAATATTACCAGCAACATTGTCGCGGTGAAGCAGATATGCTCATCCAATTAGGGATTACTTTCCAACGTTCGATGTATAACGTAACTTCTGCGGTTATTCAAGCCTTGCGACAGGCTTTACTTTATCCTTTGGACGATTCTAATCCCAAACATTTACAGAAAAATCGTCAATTTTTTGAATCACAATTGGAGAGATTTAAGCGCGAGGAAGCGCGTTTAAGAAATATTCAAACACCAGAATATCGCTAAGAAAAAATATTGGGCGATTGAGCAAAACTCAATCGCGTTTTTATTTTAGAGGTCAAACTATTTGTCTCGAAGATCGTGTCCAATTTATTATTATTAGCCATTAGCTTAGGGGTTATTGGGGCTGGCTTGAAAATTCGAGAAGAAGTTTTTCGTTTGTCAGTAGCTTTAACTGGAGTATTTTTGTTGGTTTGGGGCTTTGCTTTAACGCCCCTTCACCACCAATTAATAATTGAGTTATGTTTGCTTGTTCTTGTTGGCTTGATTTGGTCGCGTTACTTGAAAAGCTAATTAAAGTTTAGTTTTGAGTTTAACTTGAGCTAAAATGATGATTTAGCGGGAAAAACTGCAAACTAACTAATGTTAACTCCTGGAGTTAACCCATTAAAATAACGTTATCAATAACGTGAATTACGCCATTATCGGCTTCAATATCTGCGGCAATTACTGAAGCATTTTTCACTTCAAAACTATCAGAACAGTCGATAGAAATAGGCGAACCTTCCACCGAAATAACAGAATCAACTTTTGCTAGGTCAGCTTGCATTAATTTGCCAGATACGACATGATAGGTTAAAATACGGGCAAGCTGAGGAGGATTTTGCAAAAGTGTTTGTACGGTTCCCGGTGGAAGTTTAGCGAAGGCTTCGTCATTGGGAGCAAAAACGGTGAAAGGTCCAGGACTTTTTAAGGTTTCTACCAAGTTGGCTGTTTTAACTGCTGTTACTAAACTTTGGAAAGAACCAGCGCTAACTGCAATATCAACAATATCAGGCATGATTTTACTAGAGCTTTAGTTTCTTGAAAACTTTAGATTAGTATTATTTTACTGGATTTTTAAGCAGATAGGTGAAATTTTCCCATTATTCACTTAAAACCATCACTTCCTGGGGATGTTGATTGGCGAAAAATAATCAAAAAATAAAGCGTTGCTTTCTCAACTGAAAGACTATCCAGCGTCGAGAGCATCTACTCGTGAAGATATGCGCCCACATCTACCAAGTTTATTCCTGGGGAGAAAACAACGCAAGTCGGTTTGCAGTAGCTTATGCTTATAACAGTTTAAAGTTAATACAGGTAGTTGACATCTATAAAGAGACTGAGACTTTTGGGAAATAAATCATCTTTAGATAGATGTATTCTTGAAGGTGTTTATAGTAAACCAGAAAAGATAAGCAACGGTTGCAAAAAGTGAGTTGGAAGACAGTTTGGGATCTGCTCAAGGGAACGTTTGCTGAATGGCAATATAAGCAAGTAAGTATTTTAGCATCGTCGATCGCTTACTATGCTGTATTTTCCCTCGCACCGCTAGTGGTAATTACGATCCGAATTGTCGGTGCTATTTTTGGGGAAGCATCAGCACAGGATGACATTGTTGATTTAGCACAAAGTGTTGTTGGTGTCAAAGGTGCGGGAATTATTGCTACAGCGATCGCTAATAGTCAAGCAGCTAGTAGCAATCAAAGTCCGTTGAGTTTAACAGTTAATGTTGCTATTCTTGGTTATGGTGCTTCGCGGGTTTTCGTGCAAATGCAACGATCGCTTAATCGGGTTTGGGATGTAAAACCAGTACCAAAACGCAGTATAATTCACTATCTTAGCAAGCGATTATTGTCGTTTGTGATGGTATTAATAATTGCTTGTTTGCTGATTTTTTCTTTTGCGGTTAATACTTTTGTCAGCTATTCTCTCAGTGTTTTTGATGCTAATATTCCTGGTATAGACTATCTTTGGACAATTGTTAACTCGCTACTTTCAGTTTGTTTAATTACGCTGTTAGTAACTTTAATTTACCAAATTTTACCTGACACAAAGGTGAAATGGCGCGATGCAATTGTTGGCGCGATCGCTACTGCTATTTTGTTTGTAACGGGACAATTTTTGTTTGGTTTATTTTTAGGAAAATCTGACTTAGGATCTGTGTATGGTGTTGCAGGTTCGTTAGTAATTTTTATCACTTGGGTTTATTTCTCAGCCCACATTTTTTTACTAGGTGCAGAATTTACTCAAGTTTATGCGAGAAAACGCGGTTCGCCGATCCTCCCCGCACCTCATGCAGTTAGTATTTATCCTTATTCTAACACAAAAAATGATTCTGAGACTCAGTCTCAACGTGAATCTCAACATCTAAATTACCAGGCGGCTTTTGTCGGCTGCTATGAATATATACTGCAATTATGGCGGCGTTTAAAAAGAAAGTTGCG
This window encodes:
- a CDS encoding YihY/virulence factor BrkB family protein, encoding MSWKTVWDLLKGTFAEWQYKQVSILASSIAYYAVFSLAPLVVITIRIVGAIFGEASAQDDIVDLAQSVVGVKGAGIIATAIANSQAASSNQSPLSLTVNVAILGYGASRVFVQMQRSLNRVWDVKPVPKRSIIHYLSKRLLSFVMVLIIACLLIFSFAVNTFVSYSLSVFDANIPGIDYLWTIVNSLLSVCLITLLVTLIYQILPDTKVKWRDAIVGAIATAILFVTGQFLFGLFLGKSDLGSVYGVAGSLVIFITWVYFSAHIFLLGAEFTQVYARKRGSPILPAPHAVSIYPYSNTKNDSETQSQRESQHLNYQAAFVGCYEYILQLWRRLKRKLRG
- a CDS encoding NADH-quinone oxidoreductase subunit M — protein: MLSVLLWLPILGAIIVGILPQKMPLDRLRQVAAAFAIAIFGWTIFLLTQFDLNTPGLQFSEYLNWAEPIGLSYSLGVDGLSLPLIALGGFLTWIAIYSKGDKLERPRLYYALVLLVYAGIAGALMAQNLLLFVLFYELELIPFYLLIGIWGGEKRGYAAIKFLLYTAVSGLLVLAAFLGITFLSESTSFDYETITTQGLGLKTQLILLTALLIGFGIKIPLVPLHTWMPDAYVESSPAVAILMGGILAKLGTYGLIRFGLQLFPDTWYLVAPGLAVIGTVSVIYGALSAIAQKDIKRMVAYSSIGHMGYILVAAAAGTELSILGAVAQMISHGLILALLFHLVGIVERKTGTRELNVLNGLMNPIRGLPLTSALLISAGMASAGIPGLVGFAAEFIVFQGSFSRFPLPTLLCIIASGLTAVYFVILLNRTCFGKLDNDLAYYGKTGWSERIPALILTVTIFALGIQPNWLVRWIEPTTNRLVAAINTNVQVATSKPINSHFLNFPKNEEVKALAREKAG
- a CDS encoding CO2 hydration protein; protein product: MVQTTTETKTLLPPSQHEFADIIHRLEAGGSMLPDTPENLMQIIGIYKAYAVPMDFYWRDLLYIAERVFLNPLPFFKYFLPQSYLDLHNHYAGDDADLRIWRGEATVHPELLAFMEKGETFKMPKLFHHLWHDRINMEFAEACMRAMFWHGRDMGWGKFDAYLDTEEYKANADRAIKAYFKYNPAMLGLYKLFPEMFVEQVRQLSYYSNLGLFWEVMAPVFFEMSDLYDEGKLTTIPEAMNFLVNGIFAVAGRPIYHHAYIRGECYEIIPKSQGFTWLYEAALPYVEAVFYRTSPFRGTKSYNAQARQVPDDQKDFHYGILYADVFPVGTAGIPPTLLMDDMLHFLPPYLKEYYQQHCRGEADMLIQLGITFQRSMYNVTSAVIQALRQALLYPLDDSNPKHLQKNRQFFESQLERFKREEARLRNIQTPEYR
- a CDS encoding fasciclin domain-containing protein, with protein sequence MPDIVDIAVSAGSFQSLVTAVKTANLVETLKSPGPFTVFAPNDEAFAKLPPGTVQTLLQNPPQLARILTYHVVSGKLMQADLAKVDSVISVEGSPISIDCSDSFEVKNASVIAADIEADNGVIHVIDNVILMG